In methanogenic archaeon ISO4-H5, the following are encoded in one genomic region:
- a CDS encoding anaerobic sulfatase maturase encodes MSRFLSVVIKPTLACNMACRHCYHSAEELSSSARISFERLEHLFSVVSREYDSVWFVWHGGEPLSLPFSFFKKAIELQDKYLGPNRCGNTIQTNGMALDRKMLNFCKEHQINIGVSHEGPYDGVLRNHGAEIESSLRKMVDKERVFSVNSTICRETQDKQVEIYRHFRDMGSSVSLVPVLPIGCTACHKELVPEPEAYIKSSIEAFDEWFNDPETRVPLAPHFLYVLAAAGNPQMTDCAHSSCLTKWLCMYPNGDLYPCAKPCPSNMKLGNIDDVKSISDLFRTPGFVNILQGTVVRRQKCQSCEIYDYCQGGCSIDAYYESGIENNGGDSCRIYREVFTHVKKCVDEVISEKKDLSNYNAFVRDAILGRLVNPALNPLQ; translated from the coding sequence ATGAGCCGCTTTCTGTCCGTGGTCATCAAACCCACCCTTGCCTGCAATATGGCTTGCAGGCATTGCTACCACTCCGCCGAGGAGCTTTCTTCTTCGGCGAGGATATCTTTTGAAAGACTCGAGCATCTCTTCTCCGTTGTATCCAGGGAATACGATTCCGTATGGTTCGTATGGCATGGGGGAGAACCTCTCTCGCTTCCGTTCTCTTTCTTCAAGAAGGCCATCGAACTGCAGGACAAATACTTGGGACCGAACCGCTGCGGAAACACCATCCAGACCAACGGCATGGCCCTTGACCGTAAGATGTTGAACTTCTGCAAGGAGCATCAGATCAACATCGGGGTATCCCATGAGGGACCTTACGACGGTGTGCTCCGCAACCATGGTGCCGAGATCGAATCGAGTCTCCGTAAGATGGTCGACAAGGAACGCGTGTTCTCTGTCAATTCCACCATCTGTAGGGAGACCCAGGACAAGCAGGTCGAGATCTATCGCCACTTCAGGGATATGGGTTCCTCTGTCAGTCTCGTGCCCGTGCTCCCCATCGGATGCACCGCATGTCACAAGGAGCTGGTGCCCGAACCTGAGGCGTATATCAAATCGAGTATCGAGGCCTTTGATGAGTGGTTTAACGACCCTGAGACAAGGGTGCCTCTTGCCCCTCATTTCCTTTATGTCCTGGCGGCAGCCGGTAATCCGCAGATGACCGACTGTGCCCACAGCTCCTGTCTCACCAAGTGGCTGTGCATGTACCCCAACGGCGATCTCTACCCCTGTGCGAAGCCCTGTCCCAGCAATATGAAGCTCGGGAACATCGATGACGTGAAGTCAATATCTGATCTTTTCAGGACTCCCGGATTCGTCAACATCCTGCAGGGTACAGTGGTCCGCAGGCAGAAGTGCCAGTCATGCGAAATCTACGATTACTGTCAGGGCGGATGCAGCATCGATGCCTACTACGAGAGCGGTATCGAGAACAACGGCGGCGATTCGTGCAGAATCTACCGCGAGGTCTTCACCCACGTGAAGAAATGCGTGGATGAGGTAATCAGCGAAAAGAAAGACCTCTCCAACTACAACGCATTCGTCAGGGATGCGATCCTGGGCAGGCTCGTCAATCCTGCCCTGAATCCGCTTCAGTGA
- a CDS encoding endoribonuclease L-PSP, whose translation MAVGPYSQGIIAGNLVFTAGEIPVNPADGSVPENIEDQTRQAIENVFAVLRAAGVEKNGIVSVTVYLKDIEDFPKVNRIYAECFEEPFPARACIAAAALPKDVGIMISAIGVKN comes from the coding sequence ATGGCAGTCGGACCCTATTCCCAGGGCATCATCGCAGGGAACCTGGTGTTCACCGCCGGAGAGATCCCTGTCAACCCTGCCGACGGTTCCGTTCCCGAGAACATTGAGGATCAGACCCGCCAGGCCATCGAGAATGTGTTCGCGGTCCTCAGGGCCGCAGGCGTGGAGAAGAACGGAATCGTATCCGTTACGGTGTATCTGAAGGACATCGAAGACTTCCCCAAGGTCAACAGGATCTATGCGGAATGCTTCGAGGAACCTTTCCCCGCCAGGGCCTGCATCGCTGCCGCCGCCCTCCCGAAGGATGTCGGCATCATGATAAGCGCCATCGGCGTAAAGAACTGA
- a CDS encoding homoserine O-succinyltransferase MetA, with product MPINVPNDLPAISQLEKENIFVMGEERSTHQDIRPLDILLVNLMPTKVETEIQLMRLLSNTPLQVNVKLIQMKTHTSKTVSQEYLDQFYNLFDEVKNRNWDGMIITGAPVEDISFEEVDYWEELCEIMKWSKTHVTTTMHICWGAQAGLYYHYGIKKYPLDSKKSGIFEHRSLVSDEPLLRGMDDVFKFPHSRHSEVRAEDILMNPHLHIIAESAEAGPGIIISERSGQVFITGHMEYDVNTLSYEYYRDMDKGMNPHVPDHYFPNDDPSLDPIMTWRSTANLIFSNWLNYYVYQNTPYDISTLGE from the coding sequence ATGCCGATAAACGTTCCGAACGATCTTCCCGCCATCTCGCAGCTCGAGAAGGAGAACATCTTCGTGATGGGTGAGGAGCGTTCCACCCACCAGGACATCCGTCCCCTCGACATCCTCCTGGTGAACCTGATGCCCACCAAGGTCGAGACCGAGATCCAGCTCATGAGGCTGCTCAGTAACACTCCCCTTCAGGTCAATGTGAAACTCATTCAAATGAAGACGCACACCTCCAAGACCGTGTCGCAGGAGTACCTCGACCAGTTCTACAACCTCTTCGACGAAGTGAAGAACAGGAACTGGGACGGCATGATTATCACCGGTGCCCCCGTAGAGGACATCTCTTTCGAGGAAGTGGACTACTGGGAGGAACTGTGCGAGATCATGAAATGGTCCAAGACCCACGTGACCACCACCATGCACATCTGCTGGGGCGCTCAGGCAGGACTCTACTACCACTACGGCATCAAGAAATACCCTCTCGATTCCAAGAAATCCGGAATCTTCGAACACCGCTCGCTGGTCAGCGACGAACCTCTGCTCCGCGGTATGGACGATGTCTTCAAATTCCCCCATTCCCGCCACAGCGAAGTCAGGGCGGAGGATATCCTCATGAACCCCCATCTGCACATAATCGCGGAATCCGCTGAGGCAGGACCGGGTATCATCATCAGCGAGAGGAGCGGGCAAGTGTTCATCACCGGCCACATGGAATACGACGTGAACACCCTGTCCTACGAGTACTACCGTGACATGGACAAGGGCATGAATCCCCATGTGCCAGACCATTACTTCCCCAACGATGATCCGTCCCTGGACCCCATCATGACCTGGAGGAGCACCGCCAACCTCATCTTCAGCAACTGGCTGAACTACTACGTGTATCAGAACACCCCCTATGACATTTCGACCCTCGGAGAATGA
- a CDS encoding cysteine synthase CysK codes for MIYNDITEVIGNTPLVKLRKLSPAGSEVFVKLDSKNPGGSIKDRPALAIINDAEATGKLSAGGTIIEPTSGNTGIAIAMIAAVRGYKCILVMPDTMSKERQAYMKAYGAEIILTPGAEGMKGSVDKAEEICRNTPNSIIAGQFDNPANIVAHRTGTGREILADLPDVDYVVAGFGTGGTVSGIALAFKDAGSSAKVIAVEPAESALVTAGSAGPHKIQGIGANFVPGNLLKDLVEFDTVKGDDAIAMAKRAAREEGLFVGISAGCNIAKAIEIAAAHPGSKVVAIIPDGGDKYVSMGIYE; via the coding sequence ATGATATATAATGACATTACAGAGGTAATCGGCAACACCCCTCTGGTGAAGCTCAGGAAACTGTCTCCTGCAGGATCCGAGGTTTTCGTAAAACTGGACAGCAAGAATCCCGGAGGCTCCATCAAGGACCGCCCCGCACTCGCCATCATCAACGATGCCGAGGCGACCGGCAAGCTGTCCGCCGGAGGAACCATCATTGAGCCCACTTCCGGCAACACCGGCATCGCCATAGCCATGATAGCTGCGGTCCGCGGTTACAAGTGCATCCTGGTCATGCCCGACACCATGTCGAAGGAGAGGCAGGCCTACATGAAGGCCTACGGAGCGGAGATCATCCTCACACCCGGTGCCGAGGGCATGAAAGGCAGCGTCGATAAGGCCGAAGAGATCTGCCGCAACACCCCCAACTCCATCATCGCGGGTCAGTTCGACAACCCCGCTAACATCGTCGCCCACAGGACCGGAACCGGCAGGGAGATCCTTGCCGACCTCCCCGATGTGGATTATGTCGTAGCAGGATTCGGGACCGGAGGGACCGTATCCGGAATCGCTCTCGCTTTCAAGGATGCTGGCTCATCCGCCAAGGTCATCGCGGTGGAACCCGCCGAATCAGCACTCGTCACCGCAGGTTCAGCAGGACCCCACAAGATCCAGGGAATCGGAGCCAACTTCGTCCCCGGCAATCTCCTCAAGGATCTGGTGGAATTCGACACCGTCAAGGGAGACGATGCTATCGCTATGGCGAAGAGGGCAGCCCGCGAGGAAGGTCTTTTCGTCGGTATATCGGCAGGATGCAACATAGCGAAGGCAATCGAGATCGCCGCCGCCCATCCCGGCAGCAAGGTGGTCGCCATCATCCCCGACGGGGGAGACAAATACGTCAGCATGGGAATCTACGAATGA
- a CDS encoding cation diffusion facilitator family transporter, with protein sequence MAKEELTPMQRNFNFQKVITAVGALLMLAKFLAYFMTHSVSILTDALESIVNVAAGAIGLFALYTSMKPADRDHPYGHGKVELISSSIEGTMIVAAGVMIILQSVERFVTGDFEIRSLDIGLAIVALAAVVNFAMGFTAIRMGKASRSVALEASGRHLCSDTYSSVGILLGLGIIYVLGFMNIDANWIDPTMALLFGLIIIYTGAKVVYKSFHGIMDREDIDAIRQVTRCLNHIRTDDLIDVHHVRVVLYGAAMHIDAHMVVPGSLTVDEADRIVNHFRDETTEMMGGNVDITFMAEPCRKQFCANCRRAECANRVADFAEDKRFGTDAVTNADPTVGDETKE encoded by the coding sequence ATGGCGAAGGAAGAGCTTACGCCCATGCAGCGGAACTTCAATTTCCAGAAGGTTATCACCGCAGTGGGAGCTCTCCTGATGCTGGCGAAGTTCCTCGCCTACTTCATGACCCACTCCGTTTCCATTCTCACGGATGCTCTTGAGAGCATCGTGAACGTGGCCGCGGGAGCTATCGGTCTTTTCGCTCTGTACACCTCTATGAAACCTGCCGACCGCGACCACCCTTACGGTCACGGAAAGGTGGAATTGATTTCTTCATCCATCGAAGGCACCATGATTGTAGCGGCAGGCGTGATGATCATCCTGCAATCCGTCGAGAGGTTCGTCACAGGGGATTTCGAGATACGTTCGCTTGATATAGGATTGGCCATAGTCGCATTGGCCGCGGTGGTCAATTTCGCTATGGGGTTCACAGCCATCCGCATGGGAAAAGCTTCGCGTTCGGTCGCTCTCGAAGCGAGCGGGAGACATCTGTGCAGTGACACGTATTCCTCCGTAGGAATCCTTCTGGGTCTAGGGATCATCTATGTCCTCGGATTCATGAACATCGATGCCAATTGGATTGATCCAACCATGGCATTGCTGTTCGGTCTGATCATCATCTACACCGGTGCGAAAGTGGTGTACAAGTCCTTCCACGGGATTATGGACCGTGAGGACATCGATGCCATCAGGCAGGTCACCAGGTGTCTCAACCATATCCGTACCGACGACCTCATCGACGTCCATCATGTGAGGGTCGTACTGTACGGGGCTGCGATGCACATCGACGCCCACATGGTGGTTCCCGGCAGCCTAACCGTCGACGAGGCGGACAGGATCGTCAACCACTTCCGTGACGAGACCACCGAGATGATGGGCGGTAATGTCGACATCACCTTCATGGCCGAACCCTGCAGGAAGCAGTTCTGCGCTAACTGCCGCAGGGCGGAATGTGCTAACAGGGTAGCGGACTTCGCCGAGGACAAGCGGTTCGGCACCGACGCGGTTACCAACGCTGACCCTACCGTCGGTGATGAAACAAAGGAATGA
- a CDS encoding PHP domain-containing protein, with protein sequence MEEMGKADTHTHTDYSGFNRLGPLRFPESVLSPEGQVDRARREGLSVLCVTDHNEVAGGFIAQKYAKQFDDIDVIVGDEVMTDQGEVIGLWLTEKPKKFLSPEETCDIIHEQGGLCIAPHPFSVHVDGMQEKIFELPLEGFETINGGHPDPYSNMFSKRIMDLYPGRWAEFSGSDAHSLYTAGYNWTEFPGNSEEDFRKAILHRKTLAKGVPAPVLGQVQWSMEVVWGGQKLMYKALRRKLEPVPDNALVEKILSNTDLKNATGIAMGFIYLFPLTSMLATLLSTAYLKNHAKKAMKHIDERIAKIQKLIAEIDARNGKAIAESAEEVKNDLEAGKIVLEQRL encoded by the coding sequence ATGGAAGAGATGGGAAAAGCCGATACCCATACCCATACGGACTACAGCGGCTTCAACAGACTGGGTCCCCTTCGTTTTCCCGAATCCGTACTCAGCCCCGAAGGCCAGGTTGACCGCGCAAGAAGGGAAGGCCTCAGCGTCCTCTGCGTCACCGACCACAACGAAGTGGCAGGCGGATTCATCGCCCAGAAATACGCCAAACAATTCGATGACATTGACGTCATCGTCGGCGATGAAGTGATGACCGACCAGGGCGAGGTCATCGGTCTCTGGCTCACAGAGAAACCCAAGAAGTTCCTTTCACCGGAGGAGACCTGCGACATCATCCACGAGCAGGGCGGCCTCTGTATCGCACCCCATCCGTTCAGCGTCCATGTGGACGGTATGCAGGAGAAGATCTTCGAACTCCCTCTGGAGGGATTCGAGACCATCAACGGCGGACACCCGGATCCGTATTCCAATATGTTCTCCAAAAGAATCATGGACCTCTATCCCGGTAGATGGGCCGAATTTTCCGGATCCGATGCCCACTCGCTTTACACAGCAGGCTACAACTGGACGGAATTCCCCGGAAACTCCGAAGAGGATTTCAGGAAGGCAATACTGCACAGGAAGACCTTGGCCAAAGGCGTCCCCGCCCCCGTCCTCGGACAGGTGCAGTGGAGTATGGAAGTCGTCTGGGGAGGTCAAAAACTCATGTACAAGGCACTCCGCAGGAAATTGGAACCCGTTCCCGACAACGCCCTGGTGGAGAAGATCCTCAGCAACACCGACCTGAAGAACGCCACCGGGATCGCCATGGGATTCATCTACCTGTTCCCGCTGACCAGCATGCTTGCGACCCTTCTAAGCACCGCATACCTCAAAAACCATGCCAAGAAGGCCATGAAGCACATCGATGAGAGGATTGCCAAAATCCAGAAGCTCATAGCCGAAATCGATGCACGCAACGGAAAAGCCATTGCCGAATCCGCTGAGGAAGTCAAGAACGATCTGGAGGCAGGGAAGATTGTCCTCGAGCAGAGACTGTGA
- a CDS encoding Rubredoxin, whose protein sequence is MARFMCVCGWIYDEAKGLPSRGIAPGTKWEDLPDDFSCPDCGTPKSGFYKMAD, encoded by the coding sequence ATGGCGAGGTTTATGTGCGTCTGCGGATGGATCTACGACGAGGCCAAGGGACTCCCCAGCAGGGGAATCGCTCCCGGAACCAAGTGGGAGGACCTTCCCGACGATTTCAGCTGCCCCGACTGCGGGACACCTAAGTCCGGTTTCTACAAGATGGCCGACTGA
- a CDS encoding ABC transporter ATP-binding protein, whose product MRIAAVLSDRCQNRKCNKECAKFCPLMRTGVEVITFGERGKPIISETLCQGCGICINKCTFSAIKIVGLADELKEEMVHQYGENTFRLYRLPTPKKGMITGILGPNGIGKTTAINILSGLVKPNLGKYDNPPDTEQILAYFKGTEMHEYMKAVYDGKIKVAYKPQYVDLLPKSTTGVVRDLLSKNTDRMSVEEAAKTFDLEQVIDRDISKLSGGELQRVAMAATCMKNADIYFFDEPSSYLDIYQRVKMARIIKKLAGEDKYVIVIEHDLAILDYLADNVNLVYGSEGAYGVFTLARQVRVAINAYLNGYLPEENIRFRERPIEFDLMAPSGEWNTPELIDFDEVSKDFGEFKLDVNSGSVKIGESVGIVGPNATGKTTFVKMLAGEIKPDKGSVNGVMKVAYKPQYISHDYEGTVQDYLYAKNFETVTSSIFETQVLGPLAIKFLFEKKMATLSGGELQRVAIAGCLAEEADIYLFDEPSAYLDSNQRMEAAKCISAMMDKTGRSAMIVDHDIYFIDMVADSIMVFGGEPGHHGIAEGPFKMREGMNKFLSTVGITFRRDADTHRPRINKEDSNLDRTQKANGEYYYPEDLDVNKSKINKD is encoded by the coding sequence ATGAGGATCGCGGCTGTGCTGTCTGACCGCTGTCAGAACAGGAAATGCAACAAGGAATGTGCGAAGTTCTGTCCCCTTATGAGGACGGGAGTGGAGGTCATCACCTTCGGCGAGAGAGGCAAACCCATCATCTCGGAGACACTGTGCCAGGGATGCGGAATCTGTATCAACAAATGTACCTTCTCCGCCATCAAGATCGTCGGTCTCGCTGATGAGCTCAAGGAGGAGATGGTCCACCAGTACGGCGAGAACACCTTCCGTCTGTACAGGCTCCCCACCCCCAAGAAGGGAATGATCACCGGTATCCTCGGACCCAACGGAATCGGAAAGACCACCGCCATCAACATCCTCTCCGGACTCGTGAAACCCAACCTCGGAAAGTACGACAACCCCCCTGATACCGAGCAGATCCTCGCTTACTTCAAGGGTACCGAGATGCACGAGTACATGAAGGCCGTCTACGACGGTAAGATCAAGGTCGCATACAAGCCGCAGTATGTCGATCTCCTCCCCAAATCCACCACCGGCGTGGTCAGGGACCTCCTCTCCAAGAACACCGACAGAATGTCTGTGGAAGAGGCTGCCAAGACCTTCGACCTCGAGCAGGTCATCGACAGGGACATCTCCAAACTCTCCGGAGGAGAGCTTCAGAGGGTCGCCATGGCCGCCACCTGCATGAAGAACGCTGACATCTACTTCTTCGACGAGCCTTCCTCATACCTCGATATCTACCAGCGTGTCAAGATGGCACGCATCATCAAAAAACTGGCTGGCGAGGACAAATATGTCATTGTCATCGAGCACGACCTCGCCATCCTCGACTACCTGGCGGACAATGTGAATCTCGTCTACGGTTCCGAGGGTGCCTACGGAGTGTTCACCCTGGCCAGGCAGGTCAGGGTCGCCATCAACGCCTACCTGAACGGTTACCTCCCCGAGGAGAACATCAGGTTCAGGGAGAGGCCCATCGAGTTCGACCTCATGGCCCCCTCCGGCGAATGGAACACCCCCGAACTCATCGATTTCGACGAGGTCTCCAAGGACTTCGGGGAGTTCAAACTGGATGTCAACAGCGGATCCGTGAAGATCGGTGAATCCGTCGGTATCGTCGGACCCAACGCTACCGGTAAGACCACCTTCGTCAAGATGCTCGCCGGCGAGATCAAACCCGACAAGGGTTCCGTCAACGGAGTCATGAAGGTCGCCTACAAGCCCCAGTACATCTCCCACGACTACGAGGGCACCGTTCAGGACTATCTGTATGCCAAGAACTTCGAGACCGTGACCTCCAGCATCTTCGAGACGCAGGTCCTCGGCCCCCTTGCCATCAAGTTCCTGTTCGAGAAGAAGATGGCCACCCTGTCCGGAGGAGAACTCCAGAGGGTCGCCATCGCGGGATGTCTTGCCGAGGAAGCGGACATCTACCTGTTCGACGAGCCTTCGGCATACCTCGACTCCAACCAGAGGATGGAGGCCGCCAAGTGCATCTCCGCCATGATGGACAAGACCGGACGTTCCGCCATGATCGTCGACCACGACATCTACTTCATCGACATGGTCGCCGATTCGATCATGGTGTTCGGAGGAGAACCCGGACACCACGGTATCGCAGAAGGTCCTTTCAAGATGCGTGAGGGAATGAACAAGTTCCTCAGCACCGTCGGCATCACCTTCAGGCGCGACGCCGATACCCACAGACCCAGGATCAACAAAGAGGATTCGAACCTGGACCGCACTCAGAAGGCCAACGGGGAATACTACTACCCTGAGGACCTCGACGTGAACAAATCGAAAATCAACAAGGACTGA
- a CDS encoding peptidase C1A papain: MSSEKGIQYFVIAVVVLVAAVSSAAIVFHAVNDPGMDPYDVTYHGNGGKTASGADTTVVYSNRVTQDTLFYHEYPDTSLPNQLKAVLYYTENADGSGKRYYAGDSLDGVKDLYCRWSASLSALSGDIMDFSMFKMSDTYDGKAVLSPLTEIYKAIPESGTIVFTGSGYEWETDVFIDNTYHRVALDATFENRPVTFLMDFTGITGNISVTFKDDKPVIQVTPSDKFGIDFTYYGYKGNNDPSVGLPKAFSQVDRGIVTNVKDQSPWGTCWSFSGIGAAETAVLTALNTTFAQNKVDFSEKHLAWFASHPVLVPGGIEGLGNVKEAVNPNAVYQEGGSAMMFSSLFSAGFGPVNESKMPYQGASGKTILDVFKNDADTAKKYINGEFAKANNGMTVGEFLSACEAGTSGVTKEEFFEWAKQRVNFPAGFTIDQFTEDSYLTYKVQTDIKTFTECNYPFPDTTWASVDNIDRFQNEGYLLKDGNELPLTFVVENDRYVGLNQIGIGALKKELYAGHGISVAYHTPVGDENFYNPETAGQYANALLGTNHLVQLVGWNDDVPATIFNTRAPGNGAWLCKNSWGSETDSYTKDGVGYAKSTYGIKNSEGKATGYFWISYYDQTMRGVESLSFLTGFGDENGFQTYRHDNMPAYAGTYVGGYEQEASCANVFSAASNEILKAVSVRSSAYSSEMNIKIYLLGDNTAPGAGTLVYDHDMFFQFAGYHTVLLDKDIPLEAGKRFAIVTTERIDNDGQTFYAYNINTAPGEAKASAPDSTSNVYGMAYIGEGESFINYGDGWKDLSEDGMHNAIAARFPGDVFDNFSIKAFTVLA, translated from the coding sequence ATGAGCTCGGAAAAAGGCATTCAGTACTTCGTAATCGCCGTGGTGGTACTGGTCGCAGCTGTGTCTTCGGCAGCGATAGTATTCCACGCCGTGAACGATCCGGGTATGGACCCTTACGACGTCACCTATCACGGCAACGGCGGAAAGACCGCCTCAGGTGCGGATACGACCGTAGTGTACAGCAACAGGGTCACCCAGGACACGCTGTTCTACCACGAATATCCTGATACCTCCCTGCCCAACCAGCTGAAGGCCGTCTTGTACTACACGGAAAACGCGGACGGCTCCGGCAAGAGATATTATGCAGGAGACAGCCTGGATGGTGTCAAGGACCTCTACTGCAGGTGGTCCGCCAGTCTGAGTGCCCTTTCCGGCGACATCATGGACTTCAGCATGTTCAAGATGTCCGACACCTACGACGGGAAGGCCGTCCTCTCCCCCCTAACCGAGATCTACAAAGCAATCCCCGAGTCCGGGACCATCGTGTTCACCGGTTCCGGCTACGAGTGGGAAACTGATGTGTTCATCGACAACACCTATCACCGCGTGGCCCTGGACGCTACATTCGAGAACAGGCCCGTCACGTTCCTCATGGATTTCACAGGTATCACGGGGAACATATCGGTGACCTTCAAAGATGACAAGCCAGTCATCCAGGTCACTCCCTCCGATAAGTTCGGAATCGATTTCACTTACTACGGGTACAAAGGCAACAACGATCCCTCCGTCGGTCTCCCGAAGGCATTCAGCCAGGTTGACAGAGGAATCGTTACCAATGTGAAGGACCAGAGCCCCTGGGGCACCTGCTGGTCGTTCTCCGGCATCGGTGCCGCCGAGACTGCTGTCCTCACGGCCCTGAACACCACCTTCGCCCAGAACAAGGTAGACTTCTCGGAGAAGCACCTGGCCTGGTTCGCAAGCCATCCCGTGCTCGTCCCCGGCGGGATTGAAGGTCTAGGCAATGTGAAGGAAGCTGTCAATCCCAACGCCGTGTATCAGGAGGGAGGAAGCGCCATGATGTTCAGCTCCCTGTTCTCTGCAGGATTCGGACCTGTCAACGAATCGAAGATGCCGTATCAAGGCGCCAGCGGCAAGACGATCCTCGATGTGTTCAAGAACGATGCCGATACCGCTAAGAAGTACATCAACGGGGAATTCGCCAAGGCCAACAACGGTATGACTGTGGGGGAGTTCCTCAGTGCATGCGAAGCAGGCACCTCCGGTGTGACCAAGGAGGAGTTCTTCGAGTGGGCCAAGCAGAGGGTAAACTTCCCCGCAGGATTCACCATCGACCAGTTCACCGAGGATTCCTACCTTACCTACAAGGTACAGACTGACATCAAGACCTTCACCGAATGCAACTATCCGTTCCCCGATACCACTTGGGCGAGCGTCGACAACATCGACCGCTTCCAGAACGAGGGCTATCTCCTCAAGGACGGTAACGAACTGCCTCTGACCTTCGTGGTGGAGAACGACCGCTATGTCGGGCTGAACCAGATCGGAATCGGAGCCCTGAAGAAGGAGCTTTATGCGGGACACGGTATCTCCGTCGCCTACCATACGCCCGTAGGCGATGAGAACTTCTATAACCCTGAGACCGCCGGCCAATACGCCAACGCCCTGCTCGGGACCAACCACCTTGTGCAATTGGTGGGATGGAATGATGATGTGCCAGCAACCATTTTTAATACCCGTGCTCCCGGTAACGGGGCCTGGTTATGCAAGAACAGCTGGGGCTCGGAAACCGACAGTTACACCAAGGACGGAGTCGGCTACGCTAAGAGCACCTACGGAATCAAGAACTCCGAAGGAAAGGCGACAGGTTACTTCTGGATCTCCTACTACGACCAGACCATGAGGGGCGTGGAGAGCCTTTCCTTCCTCACCGGATTCGGAGACGAGAACGGATTCCAGACCTACAGGCACGACAACATGCCCGCTTACGCCGGCACCTATGTCGGAGGATACGAACAGGAGGCCAGCTGTGCGAACGTGTTCAGTGCTGCCTCGAACGAGATCCTGAAGGCGGTTTCCGTAAGATCCTCTGCCTACAGCTCCGAGATGAACATCAAGATCTACCTCCTCGGAGATAACACCGCCCCCGGTGCGGGAACCCTGGTCTATGACCACGACATGTTCTTCCAGTTCGCTGGCTACCACACCGTCCTGCTGGACAAGGATATCCCCTTGGAAGCGGGAAAGAGGTTCGCAATAGTGACCACCGAGAGGATCGATAACGACGGTCAGACCTTCTACGCGTACAACATCAACACCGCACCCGGAGAGGCGAAGGCCTCCGCCCCCGACAGCACCTCCAACGTCTACGGAATGGCATACATCGGAGAGGGAGAGAGCTTCATCAACTACGGCGATGGATGGAAGGATCTTTCTGAGGATGGTATGCACAACGCAATCGCCGCGAGGTTCCCCGGTGACGTCTTCGACAACTTCAGCATCAAGGCGTTCACCGTTCTCGCCTGA